Part of the Candidatus Cybelea sp. genome is shown below.
ATTGTCGGGCTGCGGCGTCGTCGTCACCGGTACCGCGACCGTGAGCAGCAGGAGGGAAAGCAGCCAGTTCACGCTTGCGCCTCCGCTCGGGCGATCGCGCCGCTGCTGACGGTATACGTGACCGTCGCCGTGCGCGTGCTGCCGTCGGCAAAGCCGGTGAGCGACTCTTTATCGGTTACGGTCACGCCGTTGACGCTGCGGTCGACGATCTCGACGTGCAGGTGCGGATTGGCCGCGAAGAGCTGCGCGTACGCAGCGGCAATCGCCGGTCGCGTTCGTACAAAGGCGCTCGGGCGAACGACGACGCCGTCCTGGGCATAGGCTTCCGCGAAGACCTGCGCGTCGTGATGGTTGTACGCGTTGACCTGGCGCTGGACGATCTGCTCGGGGCTTTCGTTCAAGATTGCGCCGGCATCGAAGAGGCGCCCGTCCTTGACAACGAAGCGCACCGAGCCCAATGCCGCGATGTCGGCGAGCGGATTAGCGTCGAGAACGACGAGGTCGGCGAGCGCACCGCGCTCGATGCGGCCCAAATCGGTGCGGCCCATCATCGCCGCCCCGCCGCCGGTCGCGGTCAGTAGAACCTGCTTCGGCGTGAGCCCCGAGGCGACCATCGCGAGCGCCTCGTCGTAGAACGACGATGCGTGCTGCGTGCCGATATTCCCCGCGTCGGTACCGGCGGCGATGCGAATCCCGGCGTCGTGCACGCGGCGGAGATTGCGCATCGCGGCGTAAGGCGGCGCGGGCGCCCGCCGCTGCCGTATTCGCTCGAGCGTCTCCGCCGGCAGCGCCGCCTCGACGTCGGTCATGTTGAAGAGCGTTCCTACGATATCGGGGTTAGCGACGCGCAAGTCGTTGGCGGTGAGGTTCGGCCGGCCCGCAAAGGTATAGCCGTAGTTGCCGACGACGATCAGCGTCGGAACGTAGATGACCTTGCGCGATCGTACGAGATCTAAGAACGCGTCGTCGACGTCGGTATCGAAGACGCTGTGGGCGAGCACATCGGTCCCGGATTCGACGGCGAGGCGTGCGGTCTCCAACTCAGTCGCGTGGATCACAACGCGCGCGCCGTGCGCGTGCGCGTACTCGATCGCCGGCGCGGCGATCGGCTGGAACGCGGCCGCCGGGTGCTCCGGGCCGACGATCCACCAGAACTTCACGAAGTCGGTGTGCGCCGCGAGCTGGCGGTCGATCAGCTTCTTTGCATCGTCGACCGAGTCGATCTTGACGATCGGCGGATCGTTGTTGGGATCGAGGATGCTCCGCTCGACGCTGGAGAGCAGCGGCCCCGCGACCATCACGCGCGGGCCGGCGTTCGTTTGGCCGGCTTGCGCGCGGACGTCGTAGTTCCAGAACGGCCCGCCGACGTCGACGACCGACGTAATGCCGGCCCGCAGATAGCGCGCAAACGTGTCCGAAAGGTTCGCGTGCACCCACTCGATCTCATCGGTGTAGGGTCGCACGGAGCGCAGATCGATCGCATCGGGACGAGTGTAGAGGCCCCCCGACTGAAAGAAGTGGACGTGGCTATCGATCAATCCGGGGATCACGTAGCGGCCGGCAAGGTCGACGCGAAAGGCCGATTCGGGGATCGCGACACTGCCTCGCCGCCCGACGGCTTCGATGCTCTGCCCGCGCAGCAGGATGACCGAGTCCGGCAGCGGCGTCAAATCGCTGCCCACCAACGCCGTCGCGCCGATCAGCGCGGTCAGTTCGCGCCCCGTGTTGAGATTCTGCACGTTTGGAGCACCCGCGACCGTCGGCATGACCGGAAGCGCGCTCAAGGCCGCAAGGCCGCGGAGCGCATCGGCGCGGGTCATCGTGTGAAATGGTGATTGAAAGAAACACATATCAAAGCAGCCTCATATACGTGACCTGTGCGACGGCGACGAGCGTGCCGTCGTCGCGCCAGAGATTTGCGGCGACCGGCACGAGGGTTCGGCCCCGTTTGATCGCCTGTGCGAAGAGCCTGACGTCGCTGCGCGCGGGCGCGAGAAAGCGGATGCTCATGTCCGTCGTCGTCACGCGCGCCTCGGCGCCCCAAATCGTGAGCGCGGTGATCGCGGCGGCGGAGTCTGCGGCGGTCATCAGCAGTCCGCCATGAAAGGAGTCGAAGATTCCGTCGAATTCGCGCGCTCGCGCAACCGTGCAGTCGACGCAGCCGACTCCGAGCCGGACGTCGGAGAAGCCGAGATTGTTGAAAATGGGAATCGAGCGCATGCGCTCGCGCACGGCGGCCTCTGCTCCGGGTTCGAGGGGCGGCAGCTCGCCGGCGTAGGGCGCCATCAACAACCCGGCGGCAAGCGGCGTCGTGCGTGCGCTCATGGATCCCAGGCTTTCGAGCTTACGCGAGCAGTGCCTCGATGGCGTATCCAAGCCGGGCCAGGCCGGCCTCGGAGCTGCCGGTTACTCCGGGCCGTAGAACGACAAGTGATGACCGTCGGGATCTCGGAAGTTGACTGCCCAGGCCTGCGCGTTGACCGGCCGCGGTTCGTTCACAAAGGCAATGCGTTCGCGCAGCGCGTCGTACGCTTTACCGACACTGGGCACCCCAAATACGCACTCGTGGGAGTGATCGCCGGGAGCGGGGGCGGTGAACTCCTGCGTCACCGCGAGCGTCGTCGCGCCCGTATCGAAGAAGACGAAGCCGCCGAAGCGGCCGGATTCGCGCAAGCCGAGTACCTCGGTATAAAAGCGAACCGATCGCTCGAGGTCGCTCGAACCCAGCATCGTCAGCGCGAAGGTGCAATTTTCCACCGGGATACCTCGCTTTCGTGGGCCGGCAAATAGTTAGTTCGAGGCCGCTATCCGAGCAGCTCGCAGAGGTCGGCCTCCAACTGCGGATGCGCCCAGACGAATCCGGCGTCGAGCGCCGCTTGCGGCACGGCGCGCTGGCCGCCCAAGACCGTCTGCGCGAATTCGCCGAGCGCAAGCCGCAGCGCGATCGCCGGCGCCGGCAAAAACGCGGGACGGTGAAGCGCCGCCCCCAGGGCGCGCGCGAACCGCGCGTTGGTCGCGCTCTCCGGCGAAACGGCGTTGACCGCGCCGCGCAGCGTCGCGCGTTCGAGCGCAAAACAATAGAGCGAGGCGAGGTCGCGCACGTCGATCCACGGCACGAACTGGCGTCCCGTGCCGAGCTGACCGCCGGCAAAGAGCTCAAACGGCCGCTTCAACTGCGCGAGCGCGCCGCCGGTGCGCCCGAGCGCAAGGCCGGTGCGCATTCGTACGGTGCGGATGCCGAGCGTTTCGCACTGCGAGGCCGCCGCCTCCCACGCGACGCAGACGCCCGCGAGAAAATCGTTCCCCGGCGCGGCGCTCTCGGTCAGTAGTTCGTCGCCCCGGTCGCCGTAGTAGCCGACCGCCGAAGCACAGACGAGCACCGTGGGCCGCCGCTGCAGTTCGCGTAAGCTCGTCGCGAGCGTCTGCGTTCCGGCGATCCGCGAATCGGCGATGCGCCGCTTTTTCTCCGGTGTCCAGCGGCCGGAGACCGATTCTCCCGCCAAGTGAATCACCGCGTCGGCGCCCGCGAAGGCCTGCGGATTCGGCGTGCCGTTCGGATCGAAAAACCGTGTCTCGAGGTCGTCCTCGGAAGGGTGCTTCGCGCTGCGGCTAAGTGCGATCGGACGTGCGCCGCGCGCACGCAGTGCGGCGATGATTTCGCGGCCGACGAAGCCCGAGGCTCCCGTAACGGCGACGGTCGTGCCCGGCTGGAAAGTCACCGGAGATGCAGGCGCGGCTTCATTGGGCCTATGATAGCCGAAAGATTTGACCTTCAAACGCCGCCATGGTAGGTTAGATTCCGACAAACCGGCGGGACAACTTACTACTACGAAAGGTCACAAAACGTGAGCACGCATGCGCGTATTATGGCCGTTGCGCTCGTTTCTCTTGCCGCCTGCTCCGGTTCGAAGAATCCGGCGATTCCGACGGAGTCGAACGCCCTCGTGCCGCAGAGCATTTCCTCCGCCGATTTCAAGCGGGTCGCCGCTTGGGGCTCCAACGGGCAGAAAGCGGTGGCACAATGTCCGCAGGGCTACCGCGTCGTCGCCGGCGGCTCCAGCAGCAGCGACGGCAGTTCCGTTGGGACCGGCGTCCCGGACTCGACCCACACCGCGTGGGTCGTCAAACCGCAGTCGAGCGTTTCGGCCGAAGCCTTCGCATCGTGTCTGCGGACGTCGCTTGCCCGAAAGACGTTTCGTTGGCTCTCGGCCGCAGCGTCCTCGGGGCTCGCGGCGGCACAGTGCCGCCCGAACTACATGTTGGTTACCGGCTACGGAACCGGCACGGTTACGACGTCATGGTTTAATCCCGCCACCAACACCTATTGGGTGGGCGGAGGCGGCACCGCGTTTGCGTCGTGCGCGCGGCTGGGCTCGGGCATCGTCATCAAACACGCGTGGAACAAGAGCCAGAAACCCAAAAATGTCTTTGCCGGCTGCGGCGACGGTTATACGGTCATCGCCGGCGCGATGGGAGACAACGCGTGGCCCGGACCGCCGATTCAACAGCATCCCGGCATCCCGGCCAGTCCGGGACGTCACGGCTACACCGGATGGTGGACGTTCAGCAACGCGCAAAATGAGCTGACGTGGGCGGCCTGCGTTAAGGGCTAAAGAGATCGGCCCGGCCGCGCGCGGTTTTTGCTAAACCGTTTGCGGGCCGGGCCGGCAGTTTTGCTTGACGTCGTTTACTTAACGCTTACGTTGACGGAGGTCGACGGGATGCCGTTGGCGACGACGACGATGGTGCTCGCGCCGCTGTCGATCTTTTTCGGCGTGTCGAATTTCACGGTCACCTGCTGACCGGGCGCGATCCCCGAGTTGCTCTCGTCGTGCGTCCGCGCGTAGAAGACGTGGCCGGTCTTTCCGTTGGTGATGCGCACGAGCGGATAGCTCGTTCCGTTCTG
Proteins encoded:
- a CDS encoding TIGR01777 family oxidoreductase codes for the protein MTFQPGTTVAVTGASGFVGREIIAALRARGARPIALSRSAKHPSEDDLETRFFDPNGTPNPQAFAGADAVIHLAGESVSGRWTPEKKRRIADSRIAGTQTLATSLRELQRRPTVLVCASAVGYYGDRGDELLTESAAPGNDFLAGVCVAWEAAASQCETLGIRTVRMRTGLALGRTGGALAQLKRPFELFAGGQLGTGRQFVPWIDVRDLASLYCFALERATLRGAVNAVSPESATNARFARALGAALHRPAFLPAPAIALRLALGEFAQTVLGGQRAVPQAALDAGFVWAHPQLEADLCELLG
- a CDS encoding amidohydrolase family protein, with product MCFFQSPFHTMTRADALRGLAALSALPVMPTVAGAPNVQNLNTGRELTALIGATALVGSDLTPLPDSVILLRGQSIEAVGRRGSVAIPESAFRVDLAGRYVIPGLIDSHVHFFQSGGLYTRPDAIDLRSVRPYTDEIEWVHANLSDTFARYLRAGITSVVDVGGPFWNYDVRAQAGQTNAGPRVMVAGPLLSSVERSILDPNNDPPIVKIDSVDDAKKLIDRQLAAHTDFVKFWWIVGPEHPAAAFQPIAAPAIEYAHAHGARVVIHATELETARLAVESGTDVLAHSVFDTDVDDAFLDLVRSRKVIYVPTLIVVGNYGYTFAGRPNLTANDLRVANPDIVGTLFNMTDVEAALPAETLERIRQRRAPAPPYAAMRNLRRVHDAGIRIAAGTDAGNIGTQHASSFYDEALAMVASGLTPKQVLLTATGGGAAMMGRTDLGRIERGALADLVVLDANPLADIAALGSVRFVVKDGRLFDAGAILNESPEQIVQRQVNAYNHHDAQVFAEAYAQDGVVVRPSAFVRTRPAIAAAYAQLFAANPHLHVEIVDRSVNGVTVTDKESLTGFADGSTRTATVTYTVSSGAIARAEAQA
- a CDS encoding VOC family protein; amino-acid sequence: MENCTFALTMLGSSDLERSVRFYTEVLGLRESGRFGGFVFFDTGATTLAVTQEFTAPAPGDHSHECVFGVPSVGKAYDALRERIAFVNEPRPVNAQAWAVNFRDPDGHHLSFYGPE
- a CDS encoding PaaI family thioesterase is translated as MSARTTPLAAGLLMAPYAGELPPLEPGAEAAVRERMRSIPIFNNLGFSDVRLGVGCVDCTVARAREFDGIFDSFHGGLLMTAADSAAAITALTIWGAEARVTTTDMSIRFLAPARSDVRLFAQAIKRGRTLVPVAANLWRDDGTLVAVAQVTYMRLL